A part of Babylonia areolata isolate BAREFJ2019XMU chromosome 6, ASM4173473v1, whole genome shotgun sequence genomic DNA contains:
- the LOC143283398 gene encoding uncharacterized protein LOC143283398 isoform X1, giving the protein MRSRGCGVGELTMEVPVAWQDSVPTTCFSVVDTDADDVPPSPTLDPVSTPLVPGTFFQRGFLDCAQEALRFLTEEEGMSQNNPVVVGLRHHLERATPSLSPSNPHHYLSSSATQRGRFAPYTVPSQCSLAPGCSRRGVEKHSVLPERNSLLHRYASSTIPSTQKIEHVLDSDLISTDDLQGVLRCLGSGQSHHAQTPHQNSAVLHLSSPLSSPVLHKLPTGVEVCVRSEERNNSLDDSGISEVSSTELADEVDGEDTQCPVLESDCDCHVSDRHVNTPSSDNLVNSPSSADVVSVAVLPSAGQGLAREEVNEGGSDCRYGKDTTTDRLISENLPADNSLSSGSSEMSESVPDSVPSSSPTTASGGTVNSNPSSQLNLLSSLSSGSHRLTASLADSGDATASRIQSLASQILLLLQEEADAQDYSDDEEEADSPTSELGDSDVEEDPQDLEAEP; this is encoded by the exons ATGCGCAGCAGGGGCTGTGGTGTGG GTGAATTGACGATGGAAGTCCCAGTGGCCTGGCAGGACTCAGTTCCCACAACCTGTTTCTCTGTCGTGGACACTGACGCCGATGATGTTCCACCCAGCCCAACCCTTGACCCGGTCTCAACCCCTCTGGTTCCTGGAACATTCTTCCAGAGAGGATTCCTGGATTGTGCACAGGAGGCTCTTCGCTTCCTTACGGAGGAGGAAGGAATGTCGCAAAACAACCCTGTAGTGGTAGGACTCCGACACCACTTAGAGCGAGCTACACCAAGCTTGTCTCCATCGAACCCACATCACTATCTGTCATCCAGTGCTACCCAGCGTGGAAGGTTCGCCCCCTACACTGTGCCTTCCCAGTGTAGTCTAGCCCCTGGCTGTTCCAGGAGAGGAGTGGAGAAGCACAGTGTCCTACCTGAACGAAACAGTCTGCTCCACAGGTATGCATCCAGCACCATCCCATCCACACAGAAAATAGAGCATGTGTTGGACAGTGACTTGATCTCCACCGATGACCTGCAGGGAGTGTTGAGGTGTTTGGGATCAGGACAGTCCCACCATGCCCAAACCCCACATCAAAACTCAGCAGTTCTGCATTTGTCCTCTCCTTTGTCATCGCCTGTTCTGCACAAACTACCCACAGGTGTTGAGGTATGTGTGAGGAGTGAGGAGAGGAACAACAGTTTGGACGATAGTGGTATCAGTGAGGTCAGCAGCACAGAACTGGCTGATGAGGTGGACGGTGAGGACACCCAGTGCCCTGTGTTGGAGTCTGACTGTGACTGCCATGTGAGTGACCGTCATGTGAACACTCCATCCAGTGACAATCTTGTGAACTCTCCGTCCAGCGCTGATGTGGTCTCTGTCGCAGTGCTGCCCAGTGCTGGCCAAGGTCTGGCACGTGAAGAAGTGAATGAAGGTGGGAGTGACTGTAGATATGGGAAAGACACCACAACCGACAGACTGATCAGTGAAAACCTTCCTGCAGACAATTCTCTTTCTTCTGGTTCCTCGGAAATGTCAGAGTCCGTGCCCGACTCTGTTCCATCGTCATCACCCACCACAGCCAGTGGCGGCACTGTGAACAGTAATCCCTCCTCCCAGCTGAATCTGTTGTCCTCCCTGTCATCAGGCTCACATCGTCTGACAGCATCATTAGCTGACAGTGGTGATGCCACAGCCAGCAGAATTCAGTCTCTTGCCAGTCAGATTCTGCTGTTGTTGCAGGAAGAGGCAGATGCCCAGGATTActctgatgatgaggaggaggctGACAGTCCTACTTCAGAACTGGGGGACTCTGATGTGGAAGAGGATCCACAGGACCTGGAAGCAGAGCCTTAA
- the LOC143283398 gene encoding uncharacterized protein LOC143283398 isoform X2 — translation MAEGELTMEVPVAWQDSVPTTCFSVVDTDADDVPPSPTLDPVSTPLVPGTFFQRGFLDCAQEALRFLTEEEGMSQNNPVVVGLRHHLERATPSLSPSNPHHYLSSSATQRGRFAPYTVPSQCSLAPGCSRRGVEKHSVLPERNSLLHRYASSTIPSTQKIEHVLDSDLISTDDLQGVLRCLGSGQSHHAQTPHQNSAVLHLSSPLSSPVLHKLPTGVEVCVRSEERNNSLDDSGISEVSSTELADEVDGEDTQCPVLESDCDCHVSDRHVNTPSSDNLVNSPSSADVVSVAVLPSAGQGLAREEVNEGGSDCRYGKDTTTDRLISENLPADNSLSSGSSEMSESVPDSVPSSSPTTASGGTVNSNPSSQLNLLSSLSSGSHRLTASLADSGDATASRIQSLASQILLLLQEEADAQDYSDDEEEADSPTSELGDSDVEEDPQDLEAEP, via the exons ATGGCAGAAG GTGAATTGACGATGGAAGTCCCAGTGGCCTGGCAGGACTCAGTTCCCACAACCTGTTTCTCTGTCGTGGACACTGACGCCGATGATGTTCCACCCAGCCCAACCCTTGACCCGGTCTCAACCCCTCTGGTTCCTGGAACATTCTTCCAGAGAGGATTCCTGGATTGTGCACAGGAGGCTCTTCGCTTCCTTACGGAGGAGGAAGGAATGTCGCAAAACAACCCTGTAGTGGTAGGACTCCGACACCACTTAGAGCGAGCTACACCAAGCTTGTCTCCATCGAACCCACATCACTATCTGTCATCCAGTGCTACCCAGCGTGGAAGGTTCGCCCCCTACACTGTGCCTTCCCAGTGTAGTCTAGCCCCTGGCTGTTCCAGGAGAGGAGTGGAGAAGCACAGTGTCCTACCTGAACGAAACAGTCTGCTCCACAGGTATGCATCCAGCACCATCCCATCCACACAGAAAATAGAGCATGTGTTGGACAGTGACTTGATCTCCACCGATGACCTGCAGGGAGTGTTGAGGTGTTTGGGATCAGGACAGTCCCACCATGCCCAAACCCCACATCAAAACTCAGCAGTTCTGCATTTGTCCTCTCCTTTGTCATCGCCTGTTCTGCACAAACTACCCACAGGTGTTGAGGTATGTGTGAGGAGTGAGGAGAGGAACAACAGTTTGGACGATAGTGGTATCAGTGAGGTCAGCAGCACAGAACTGGCTGATGAGGTGGACGGTGAGGACACCCAGTGCCCTGTGTTGGAGTCTGACTGTGACTGCCATGTGAGTGACCGTCATGTGAACACTCCATCCAGTGACAATCTTGTGAACTCTCCGTCCAGCGCTGATGTGGTCTCTGTCGCAGTGCTGCCCAGTGCTGGCCAAGGTCTGGCACGTGAAGAAGTGAATGAAGGTGGGAGTGACTGTAGATATGGGAAAGACACCACAACCGACAGACTGATCAGTGAAAACCTTCCTGCAGACAATTCTCTTTCTTCTGGTTCCTCGGAAATGTCAGAGTCCGTGCCCGACTCTGTTCCATCGTCATCACCCACCACAGCCAGTGGCGGCACTGTGAACAGTAATCCCTCCTCCCAGCTGAATCTGTTGTCCTCCCTGTCATCAGGCTCACATCGTCTGACAGCATCATTAGCTGACAGTGGTGATGCCACAGCCAGCAGAATTCAGTCTCTTGCCAGTCAGATTCTGCTGTTGTTGCAGGAAGAGGCAGATGCCCAGGATTActctgatgatgaggaggaggctGACAGTCCTACTTCAGAACTGGGGGACTCTGATGTGGAAGAGGATCCACAGGACCTGGAAGCAGAGCCTTAA